One Pleuronectes platessa chromosome 20, fPlePla1.1, whole genome shotgun sequence DNA window includes the following coding sequences:
- the pdha1b gene encoding pyruvate dehydrogenase E1 subunit alpha 1b isoform X3 has translation MKTMMTIISNALCRITGRNVGARVVVSRSFADFATQATFDIKKCDLHRLEEGPPVEAELTREQGLQYYRTMQTVRRMELKADQLYKQKIIRGFCHLYDGQEACAVGIEAAVTPSDHLITAYRAHGYTYTRGVAVKEILAELTGRQGGVAKGKGGSMHMYAPHFYGGNGIVGAQVPLGAGIALACQYQGNKQVCVTLYGDGAANQGQIFETFNMASLWKLPCIFVCENNKYGMGTSVERAAASTDYYKRGDFIPGIRVDGMDVLCVREATKFAADHCRSGKGPIIMELQTYRYHGHSMSDPGVSYRSRDEIQEVRSKSDPISMLKERMLTNNMASAEEFKEIDLAIRKEVEDAALFATSDPEPPLEELCNHIFHNSPPLEVRGTNPWSKLKSIS, from the exons ATGAAAACCATGATGACCATCATCTCCAACGCTCTTTGTCGCATCACGGGCAGGAATGTG GGTGCCAGAGTTGTGGTCTCACGCTCCTTCGCTGACTTCGCCACTCAGGCGACCTTTGACATCAAG AAATGCGACCTGCACCGTCTGGAGGAGGGGCCCCCGGTGGAGGCGGAGCTGACCCGGGAGCAGGGGCTGCAGTATTACCGCACCATGCAGACTGTGAGACGCATGGAGCTCAAAGCCGACCAGCTGTACAAGCAGAAGATCATCAGAGGCTTCTGTCACCTGTACGACGGACAG GAAGCGTGTGCCGTTGGCATCGAGGCGGCCGTCACGCCCTCTGATCACCTGATCACAGCCTACCGCGCCCACGGGTACACGTACACCCGCGGTGTGGCTGTCAAAGAGATCCTGGCAGAGCTCACGG GTCGACAAGGGGGCGTGGCCAAAGGCAAAGGCGGCTCAATGCACATGTACGCTCCACATTTCTACGGAGGCAACGGCATCGTGGGAGCTCag gttcCTCTGGGAGCCGGCATCGCTCTGGCCTGTCAGTACCAAGGCAACAAGCAGGTCTGTGTGACGCTCTACGGAGATGGAGCAGCCAATCAG GGTCAGATCTTCGAGACGTTCAACATGGCCTCCTTGTGGAAGCTGCCGTGTATCTTCGTCTGcgagaacaacaagtacggcaTGGGCACGTCGGTGGAGAGAGCTGCAGCCAGCACCGACTACTACAAGAGAGGAGACTTCATACCAGGAATCAGA GTGGATGGGATGGATGTCCTGTGTGTCAGAGAGGCCACCAAGTTCGCTGCAGATCACTGCAGGTCTGGAAAG ggtCCGATCATCATGGAGCTGCAGACCTACCGTTATCATGGACACAGCATGAGTGACCCTGGGGTCAG CTACCGCAGCCGGGACGAGATCCAGGAGGTCCGCAGTAAGAGCGACCCCATCTCCATGCTGAAGGAGCGCATGCTCACCAACAACATGGCGTCTGCTGAGGAGTTCAAG GAAATTGACCTTGCGATccggaaggaggtggaggacgcCGCTCTGTTCGCCACGTCAGACCCAGAGCCGCCACTAGAGGAGCTCTGCAACCACATCTTccacaacagcccccccctggaGGTCCGCGGGACAAACCCCTGGTCCAAACTCAAGTCCATCAGCTAG
- the pdha1b gene encoding pyruvate dehydrogenase E1 subunit alpha 1b isoform X2, translated as MKTMMTIISNALCRITGRNVLLIDLSEYVSVTSPSSPDLAKTRWQPPEPPPVSTRATVEELVSPQSDQLDAPGARVVVSRSFADFATQATFDIKKCDLHRLEEGPPVEAELTREQGLQYYRTMQTVRRMELKADQLYKQKIIRGFCHLYDGQEACAVGIEAAVTPSDHLITAYRAHGYTYTRGVAVKEILAELTGRQGGVAKGKGGSMHMYAPHFYGGNGIVGAQVPLGAGIALACQYQGNKQVCVTLYGDGAANQGQIFETFNMASLWKLPCIFVCENNKYGMGTSVERAAASTDYYKRGDFIPGIRVDGMDVLCVREATKFAADHCRSGKGPIIMELQTYRYHGHSMSDPGVSYRSRDEIQEVRSKSDPISMLKERMLTNNMASAEEFKEIDLAIRKEVEDAALFATSDPEPPLEELCNHIFHNSPPLEVRGTNPWSKLKSIS; from the exons ATGAAAACCATGATGACCATCATCTCCAACGCTCTTTGTCGCATCACGGGCAGGAATGTG TTGCTGATTGACCTGTCAGAGTACGTCAGTGTAACCTCGCCGTCGTCGCCCGACTTGGCAAAGACCCGGTGGCAACCCCCCGAGCCACCACCAGTCAGTACTAGAGCGACTGTGGAAGAGTTAGTTAGCCCCCAGAGCGACCAGCTAGACGCACCA GGTGCCAGAGTTGTGGTCTCACGCTCCTTCGCTGACTTCGCCACTCAGGCGACCTTTGACATCAAG AAATGCGACCTGCACCGTCTGGAGGAGGGGCCCCCGGTGGAGGCGGAGCTGACCCGGGAGCAGGGGCTGCAGTATTACCGCACCATGCAGACTGTGAGACGCATGGAGCTCAAAGCCGACCAGCTGTACAAGCAGAAGATCATCAGAGGCTTCTGTCACCTGTACGACGGACAG GAAGCGTGTGCCGTTGGCATCGAGGCGGCCGTCACGCCCTCTGATCACCTGATCACAGCCTACCGCGCCCACGGGTACACGTACACCCGCGGTGTGGCTGTCAAAGAGATCCTGGCAGAGCTCACGG GTCGACAAGGGGGCGTGGCCAAAGGCAAAGGCGGCTCAATGCACATGTACGCTCCACATTTCTACGGAGGCAACGGCATCGTGGGAGCTCag gttcCTCTGGGAGCCGGCATCGCTCTGGCCTGTCAGTACCAAGGCAACAAGCAGGTCTGTGTGACGCTCTACGGAGATGGAGCAGCCAATCAG GGTCAGATCTTCGAGACGTTCAACATGGCCTCCTTGTGGAAGCTGCCGTGTATCTTCGTCTGcgagaacaacaagtacggcaTGGGCACGTCGGTGGAGAGAGCTGCAGCCAGCACCGACTACTACAAGAGAGGAGACTTCATACCAGGAATCAGA GTGGATGGGATGGATGTCCTGTGTGTCAGAGAGGCCACCAAGTTCGCTGCAGATCACTGCAGGTCTGGAAAG ggtCCGATCATCATGGAGCTGCAGACCTACCGTTATCATGGACACAGCATGAGTGACCCTGGGGTCAG CTACCGCAGCCGGGACGAGATCCAGGAGGTCCGCAGTAAGAGCGACCCCATCTCCATGCTGAAGGAGCGCATGCTCACCAACAACATGGCGTCTGCTGAGGAGTTCAAG GAAATTGACCTTGCGATccggaaggaggtggaggacgcCGCTCTGTTCGCCACGTCAGACCCAGAGCCGCCACTAGAGGAGCTCTGCAACCACATCTTccacaacagcccccccctggaGGTCCGCGGGACAAACCCCTGGTCCAAACTCAAGTCCATCAGCTAG
- the pdha1b gene encoding pyruvate dehydrogenase E1 subunit alpha 1b isoform X1, translating into MKTMMTIISNALCRITGRNVGAQTVSELLIDLSEYVSVTSPSSPDLAKTRWQPPEPPPVSTRATVEELVSPQSDQLDAPGARVVVSRSFADFATQATFDIKKCDLHRLEEGPPVEAELTREQGLQYYRTMQTVRRMELKADQLYKQKIIRGFCHLYDGQEACAVGIEAAVTPSDHLITAYRAHGYTYTRGVAVKEILAELTGRQGGVAKGKGGSMHMYAPHFYGGNGIVGAQVPLGAGIALACQYQGNKQVCVTLYGDGAANQGQIFETFNMASLWKLPCIFVCENNKYGMGTSVERAAASTDYYKRGDFIPGIRVDGMDVLCVREATKFAADHCRSGKGPIIMELQTYRYHGHSMSDPGVSYRSRDEIQEVRSKSDPISMLKERMLTNNMASAEEFKEIDLAIRKEVEDAALFATSDPEPPLEELCNHIFHNSPPLEVRGTNPWSKLKSIS; encoded by the exons ATGAAAACCATGATGACCATCATCTCCAACGCTCTTTGTCGCATCACGGGCAGGAATGTG GGAGCTCAGACAGTGTCGGAG TTGCTGATTGACCTGTCAGAGTACGTCAGTGTAACCTCGCCGTCGTCGCCCGACTTGGCAAAGACCCGGTGGCAACCCCCCGAGCCACCACCAGTCAGTACTAGAGCGACTGTGGAAGAGTTAGTTAGCCCCCAGAGCGACCAGCTAGACGCACCA GGTGCCAGAGTTGTGGTCTCACGCTCCTTCGCTGACTTCGCCACTCAGGCGACCTTTGACATCAAG AAATGCGACCTGCACCGTCTGGAGGAGGGGCCCCCGGTGGAGGCGGAGCTGACCCGGGAGCAGGGGCTGCAGTATTACCGCACCATGCAGACTGTGAGACGCATGGAGCTCAAAGCCGACCAGCTGTACAAGCAGAAGATCATCAGAGGCTTCTGTCACCTGTACGACGGACAG GAAGCGTGTGCCGTTGGCATCGAGGCGGCCGTCACGCCCTCTGATCACCTGATCACAGCCTACCGCGCCCACGGGTACACGTACACCCGCGGTGTGGCTGTCAAAGAGATCCTGGCAGAGCTCACGG GTCGACAAGGGGGCGTGGCCAAAGGCAAAGGCGGCTCAATGCACATGTACGCTCCACATTTCTACGGAGGCAACGGCATCGTGGGAGCTCag gttcCTCTGGGAGCCGGCATCGCTCTGGCCTGTCAGTACCAAGGCAACAAGCAGGTCTGTGTGACGCTCTACGGAGATGGAGCAGCCAATCAG GGTCAGATCTTCGAGACGTTCAACATGGCCTCCTTGTGGAAGCTGCCGTGTATCTTCGTCTGcgagaacaacaagtacggcaTGGGCACGTCGGTGGAGAGAGCTGCAGCCAGCACCGACTACTACAAGAGAGGAGACTTCATACCAGGAATCAGA GTGGATGGGATGGATGTCCTGTGTGTCAGAGAGGCCACCAAGTTCGCTGCAGATCACTGCAGGTCTGGAAAG ggtCCGATCATCATGGAGCTGCAGACCTACCGTTATCATGGACACAGCATGAGTGACCCTGGGGTCAG CTACCGCAGCCGGGACGAGATCCAGGAGGTCCGCAGTAAGAGCGACCCCATCTCCATGCTGAAGGAGCGCATGCTCACCAACAACATGGCGTCTGCTGAGGAGTTCAAG GAAATTGACCTTGCGATccggaaggaggtggaggacgcCGCTCTGTTCGCCACGTCAGACCCAGAGCCGCCACTAGAGGAGCTCTGCAACCACATCTTccacaacagcccccccctggaGGTCCGCGGGACAAACCCCTGGTCCAAACTCAAGTCCATCAGCTAG